In Malania oleifera isolate guangnan ecotype guangnan chromosome 8, ASM2987363v1, whole genome shotgun sequence, a single window of DNA contains:
- the LOC131162929 gene encoding probable LRR receptor-like serine/threonine-protein kinase At4g36180 has translation MATPAFQAISAAPPTQLRSPHPPSLLITFSLPTLSPMATAIFLFLAAVAVVAAAAQLRSETVGEVEAEALLSFKRDLHDPLGALDGWDSSTPLAPCDWRGVLCYGGRVRELRLPRLNLAGRLTERIADLRELRRLSLRSNFFNGSIPASLSQCALLRAVYLQNNSFSGAIPPAMANLSNLQVLSVANNFLSGGVSGLLPRSLRYLDLSSNAFSGEVPANLSAQLELINLSFNKFSGEVPASIGGLQRLQYLWLDSNFLYGTLPSAVANCSSLVHFSAENNALKGFVPATIGEIPKLQVLSLSRNQLSGTVPTSLFCNVSVNSPSLRVIQMGFNAFTSIAEPQNASPRFGALEILDLQQNHMNGVFPSWLINVSTLRALDFSGNFFSGTLPAGIGNSLTLKELRVANNSLYGEVPAGIQKCSSLQVLDLEGNRFTGQIPAFLGELRGLKMLSLGRNGFSGSIPASYGNLSELEALNLGGNNLTGNVPEELMKLSNLSTLILSYNKFFGGVPYGIGNLKGLLVLNLSGCGFSGRIPTSTGSLMKLTVLDLSHQKLSGEVPIELFGLPNLQVVALEENELSGEVPEGFSSLLGLKYLNLTSNAFSGEIPTTYGFLRSLVALSLSRNRISGKIPAELGNCSALEVLELRSNHLTGALPGALSRLSHLKMLDLGQNSLGGEVPEDIHKLSSLSSLLLDANHLSGLIPDSISKLSNLTVLDLSSNRLTGAIPANLSINPVLKYLNLSQNNLEGEIPKMLASQFNDPSVFAMNPNLCGKPLGKECRNVTTKRRVRLIVLICVTAGGACLLVLCFCGYVLGLLRWWRKRLRSGAAAAAAGEKKRSPGRASSGRGSSENGGPPKLVMFNNKITYAETLEATRQFDEENVLSRGKYGLVFKATYPDGMVLSIRRLPDGSTDEGVFRKEAESLGRVKHRNLTVLRGYYAGPPDIRLLVYDYMPNGNLATLLQEASHQDGHVLNWPMRHLIALGIARGLAFLHSASVIHGDVKPQNVLFDADFEAHLSDFGLGRLTPATPAEASSSSTPVGSLGYVSPEATLTGQATKEADVYSFGIVLLEILTGKKPVMFTQDEDIVKWVKRQLERGQVSELLEPGLLELDPESSEWEEFLLGIKVGLLCTAPDPLDRPSMADVVFMLEGCRIGPDIPSSADPTSLPSPV, from the coding sequence ATGGCGACACCCGCTTTCCAGGCGATCTCTGCAGCTCCCCCAACCCAGCTACGCTCCCCCCACCCACCATCACTCCTCATAACGTTTAGTTTGCCCACTCTCTCTCCCATGGCAACGGCTATTTTTCTCTTCCTCGCGGCGGTGGCGGTCGTCGCTGCCGCCGCGCAACTCCGCTCCGAGACGGTCGGGGAAGTGGAAGCGGAAGCGTTGCTCTCCTTCAAGCGGGACCTGCACGATCCGCTCGGCGCGTTAGACGGCTGGGACTCGTCCACGCCCCTCGCGCCCTGCGACTGGCGCGGCGTCCTCTGTTACGGCGGCCGTGTTCGCGAGCTCCGCCTGCCGCGTCTCAACCTCGCCGGCCGACTCACTGAGCGCATTGCTGACTTGCGCGAGCTGCGCAGGTTGAGCCTCCGCTCCAACTTCTTCAACGGCTCTATTCCTGCTTCCCTTTCTCAGTGCGCTCTGTTACGCGCTGTTTATCTGCAGAACAACTCATTCTCCGGCGCGATACCACCGGCGATGGCAAATCTCAGCAATCTCCAGGTGCTCAGCGTCGCGAATAATTTTCTCTCCGGGGGAGTCTCCGGCCTCCTTCCGAGGAGCCTCCGGTACCTCGACCTGTCCTCCAACGCCTTTTCCGGCGAAGTACCGGCGAACTTATCGGCTCAGCTTGAGCTCATTAACCTGTCGTTCAATAAGTTTTCCGGCGAGGTCCCGGCGAGCATTGGGGGGCTTCAGCGGCTGCAGTATCTGTGGCTGGACTCGAACTTTCTGTACGGGACTCTGCCTTCGGCAGTGGCGAACTGTTCCTCTCTGGTGCATTTTAGCGCCGAAAACAATGCGCTCAAAGGTTTTGTGCCGGCGACCATCGGAGAGATTCCAAAGCTGCAAGTGCTTTCGTTGTCGCGTAACCAACTGTCCGGTACGGTCCCCACTTCTCTGTTCTGCAACGTCTCTGTCAATTCGCCGTCGCTGAGAGTCATCCAAATGGGGTTTAATGCTTTCACGAGCATCGCTGAGCCGCAAAATGCTTCCCCGCGTTTTGGGGCTTTGGAGATTTTGGACCTGCAACAGAATCACATGAATGGAGTATTTCCATCTTGGTTGATTAATGTGTCTACGCTTAGAGCGCTGGATTTTTCCGGCAACTTCTTCTCGGGTACATTACCGGCCGGAATAGGCAATTCATTGACATTGAAGGAGCTCAGGGTGGCCAATAATTCGCTTTACGGTGAAGTGCCTGCCGGTATTCAAAAATGTAGTTCGTTGCAGGTTCTGGATCTCGAAGGAAATCGATTTACGGGTCAGATTCCGGCGTTTTTGGGGGAACTAAGAGGGTTAAAGATGTTATCGTTAGGCAGAAATGGGTTTTCTGGTTCGATTCCGGCGAGCTATGGAAACCTTTCAGAGTTGGAAGCTTTGAATCTCGGCGGTAACAACTTAACGGGGAATGTGCCGGAAGAGTTGATGAAACTGAGCAACTTGAGCACTTTGATTCTTAGCTACAACAAGTTCTTCGGTGGGGTTCCCTACGGTATCGGGAACTTGAAGGGGTTGCTTGTTCTGAACTTGAGCGGCTGTGGGTTTTCAGGAAGGATTCCAACGAGTACTGGGAGCTTGATGAAACTCACGGTTCTGGATTTGAGTCATCAAAAACTCTCCGGAGAGGTGCCGATTGAACTCTTTGGGTTGCCGAATCTGCAAGTTGTTGCTCTGGAAGAGAACGAGTTAAGTGGGGAAGTTCCCGAAGGTTTTAGCAGTTTACTGGGCTTGAAGTATCTAAATCTGACGTCCAATGCTTTCTCCGGTGAGATCCCGACGACGTACGGATTTCTAAGGTCTCTGGTTGCTTTGTCGCTGTCCCGTAATCGTATCTCTGGAAAGATTCCGGCAGAGCTTGGCAACTGCTCTGCTCTAGAAGTACTTGAACTCCGGTCGAACCATTTAACGGGTGCATTGCCCGGTGCTCTCTCTCGACTCTCTCATTTGAAAATGCTTGATTTGGGTCAGAATAGTTTGGGAGGAGAAGTTCCAGAGGACATCCACAAATTATCTTCTTTGAGTTCTCTGTTGTTGGATGCTAATCACCTTTCAGGCCTCATACCAGACTCAATCTCAAAACTATCAAACCTCACAGTGCTGGATCTATCATCAAACAGATTAACCGGAGCAATTCCGGCGAACCTTTCGATTAATCCCGTGTTAAAGTACTTGAATCTATCGCAGAATAACCTGGAAGGCGAAATTCCAAAAATGCTGGCTTCGCAGTTCAATGATCCTTCTGTGTTCGCGATGAATCCGAACCTGTGCGGGAAACCATTAGGTAAGGAATGCAGAAATGTCACTACGAAGAGGAGGGTGAGACTCATTGTGCTAATATGTGTAACAGCGGGCGGAGCTTGCCTTCTCGTGCTCTGTTTCTGCGGCTACGTCCTCGGCCTCCTCCGCTGGTGGCGCAAGAGACTCCGAAGTGGAGCTGCCGCGGCAGCAGCCGGGGAGAAGAAGCGCAGCCCCGGCCGCGCAAGCTCCGGCCGCGGAAGCAGCGAGAACGGAGGCCCCCCAAAGCTCGTAATGTTCAACAACAAAATCACATACGCAGAGACACTCGAAGCCACGAGACAATTCGACGAGGAAAATGTCCTGAGCAGAGGGAAATACGGACTCGTGTTCAAAGCCACTTACCCAGACGGAATGGTGCTCTCAATCCGCCGCCTCCCTGACGGATCCACAGACGAGGGCGTTTTCAGGAAAGAAGCAGAATCCCTTGGCAGAGTAAAGCACCGGAACCTCACCGTCCTCCGCGGCTACTACGCCGGGCCGCCGGATATCAGGCTCCTTGTCTACGACTACATGCCCAACGGAAACCTCGCAACTCTTCTCCAGGAGGCCTCTCATCAGGACGGCCATGTCCTGAATTGGCCAATGCGCCACTTAATTGCCCTCGGTATCGCTCGCGGGTTGGCCTTCCTCCATTCCGCCTCAGTGATTCATGGCGACGTTAAGCCCCAAAACGTGCTCTTCGACGCCGATTTCGAAGCCCATCTCTCCGATTTCGGACTGGGTCGCCTGACGCCGGCGACGCCGGCGGAGGCTTCCTCATCGTCTACCCCAGTTGGGTCTCTCGGGTACGTGTCCCCGGAAGCTACATTAACGGGGCAGGCGACGAAGGAAGCGGATGTTTACAGTTTCGGAATTGTGTTATTGGAGATACTGACGGGGAAGAAGCCGGTGATGTTTACCCAAGATGAAGATATCGTGAAGTGGGTGAAGAGACAGTTGGAGAGAGGTCAAGTGTCTGAGCTTCTCGAGCCGGGATTGCTGGAATTGGATCCGGAGTCATCGGAGTGGGAAGAATTTTTGCTGGGGATCAAAGTGGGATTGCTCTGTACGGCGCCTGATCCTCTTGATCGGCCGTCGATGGCGGACGTCGTCTTTATGCTTGAAGGCTGCCGAATTGGGCCGGACATTCCGTCGTCGGCCGACCCTACGTCTCTCCCTTCTCCGGTGTGA